The following proteins are encoded in a genomic region of Plasmodium sp. gorilla clade G2 genome assembly, chromosome: 2:
- a CDS encoding syntaxin, Qa-SNARE family, with protein sequence MIDLFDHLKSLGIKKNKGNAKNMIQWFIFRKDKIIDNAVDINEETVINIDNEKKSDLRIYVDNVDSIKLEIKKIQKNVDEISCLKNKINISITVEQENELSIELNKFIKDTNDLINIIKIDIRNLRKKYVLRSKENFYIKKAIYDNLINIFKKSLHKYQDVQNIYHDGMKDKITRHIKIMYPNYTDEDISSFLNYDDINTQNLVKWKLQGHQDLKNALTDVETKYKDVKTLEKSVCDLHQTIIELSALIEMNDEVIDNIYDHVNDAQYFTEKANVDLIEARNIQKKTSKWMFYLTVTIIIIILIIFFPIITKII encoded by the coding sequence ATGATCGACCTGTTTGATCACTTAAAATCCTTagggataaaaaaaaataaagggaatgcaaaaaatatgatacaaTGGTTTATTTTTAGAAAGGACAAAATAATAGATAATGCGgttgatataaatgaagaaacagttattaatattgataatgaaaagaaaagtgATTTAAGAATATATGTAGATAATGTTGATAGTATAAAATTGGAGATAAAAAAGATTCAAAAGAATGTAGATGAAATATcatgtttaaaaaataaaataaatatttctattaCTGTAGAAcaagaaaatgaattaagTATAGAAttgaataaatttataaaagatacaaatgatttaattaatataataaaaattgatATACGTAATTTAAGAAAGAAATATGTTTTAAGatcaaaagaaaatttttatataaaaaaagctatatatgataatcttataaatatatttaagaaaTCATTACATAAGTATCAAGatgtacaaaatatatatcatgatGGAATGAAAGATAAAATAACTAgacatattaaaattatgtatCCTAATTATACTGATGAAGATATTAGtagttttttaaattatgatgatataaatacacAAAATTTAGTAAAATGGAAATTACAAGGTCATcaagatttaaaaaatgcaTTAACTGATGtagaaacaaaatataaagatgTAAAAACATTAGAAAAAAGTGTATGTGATTTACATCAAACAATAATAGAATTATCTGCATTAATAGAAATGAATGATGAAgttattgataatatttatgatcaTGTTAATGATGCTCAATATTTTACAGAAAAAGCAAATGTAGATTTAATCGAAGCtagaaatatacaaaaaaaaacatctAAATGGATGTTCTATTTAACAGTgacaattataattattatacttattattttctttccaattataacaaaaattatataa